In Thermocrinis jamiesonii, the sequence ACAGAGACCGCATGGAAAGTAATGCTTCCCTTAACTTTTGTAAATTTAGTCCTTACTGCAATAATCGCACCAATCGTTTGGAGGTAAGCCATGATAAAAAAGGTTTTTGAAAAACCATTGAGCTGGCTTGAGAGGATCTTTTTCATAGACTTTATAAGGGGACTTTCTGTTACCATAAGGCACGCCTTTAGCAAAACTATAACTACTCATTATCCATACGAGAAGCTCACACCACCCAAAAGATTCAGAGGATTTTTTGGGCACAAAGTGGTGGATGGTAGAGAACCTCAGCCTGCCTTTGATGAATGGGTAGAGAGGTTCAAGATAGACGTTCAGCCCGGAAAGAGTAGATGCGTGGTGTGTATGCTGTGTAAAAGAGCTTGTCCTGTGCCTCAGCTGTTTGAGATAGAGGGAGAAAAACTGCCCAACGGAAGGAGAAGAGTAAGCGTATTTAACATGAACATGATGCTTTGCACCTTCTGTGGCTTCTGTGTGGATGCATGTCCTGTAGATTGTCTTTTTCAAAGCGACATACACGAGACCGCAAGTTATACAAGAAGGGACGCAGTTTTAGACTTAAAGACATTGGAGCGCATCGGAAGGGATTGGCAAAGGAGAAGAGAACAAGAACCGGATCGTATATGGATAGATGATCAGCAGAGGATGAGGCTATGGTATGAAAACGAC encodes:
- a CDS encoding NuoI/complex I 23 kDa subunit family protein yields the protein MIKKVFEKPLSWLERIFFIDFIRGLSVTIRHAFSKTITTHYPYEKLTPPKRFRGFFGHKVVDGREPQPAFDEWVERFKIDVQPGKSRCVVCMLCKRACPVPQLFEIEGEKLPNGRRRVSVFNMNMMLCTFCGFCVDACPVDCLFQSDIHETASYTRRDAVLDLKTLERIGRDWQRRREQEPDRIWIDDQQRMRLWYENDLTLPEVKRK